The following coding sequences lie in one Helicoverpa zea isolate HzStark_Cry1AcR chromosome 2, ilHelZeax1.1, whole genome shotgun sequence genomic window:
- the LOC124644667 gene encoding uncharacterized protein LOC124644667: protein MEQIHMILLILSTIVLNSTAAPIWEDEDLEYDGEFGEYFEGDMVLTKFQREAISEATDADSRNGLRNLAKRWPNRTVVYYIEEDIFDEEQVQKIEDALADIANNSCLSFRRRENDDEHAVLIQGKSSGCFSSVGFSIPDDEGEVRQVLNLAKGCFRHGTVVHEMLHTLGFYHMQSTYDRDDFVTIVWENIKPGHEHNFAKYSNDTVTDFGVPYDYDSVMHYPAKAFSVNGNKTIIPTQENVTIGQRQGLSESDILKLNKMYCEDPDDKELILIEKNGDKVTVISGRDFVVTMARTKLPVVLLIACAVKCLAMSYNELEDFAEHIKKTSQLSPTLKKGVDPDVDYDEDEVVSDHAWEESGKFEGDLILNERQRRLIVEDVAEGLARNGIRDGTKRWPNNEVIVYIQVEHFTSDQVQAIESGIEDIARASCVKFRPYRKGDRDAVVIQGNRRGCFSQVGYQGGYQVLNLSGRHPVGRGCFRHGTVVHELLHTLGFYHMQSSPDRDDYVKIVWENIVQPARHNFRKYNSFSVSDFGVGYDYDSVLHYSQRAFSANGQDTIVPKQSGAQIGQRVGLSDKDTQKLNKMYCDADSDSGQADENSSKKTESKKKNPKNKPFDGHGIGYHQGKAVAIKLLPAPETYKLPDVPSFHVFDYFSKEPQILSTSENEGFRIGKEIAYSYSPPEPMSTTRENHIPVHVDQVSEIKPDHDVIIQEQNVKTIEKNDRNTQHEERLSDSKSDVDATKHVQHADPPNEESHDPDLIEAFDRLSKIIQMHVYPSHTPDLRIYKTSARYTDNYHQHAKEENDKLNSPASVDVEKQKTDKMNSAIKIINSMFEYSSEKSMATEPNEGKVVKEEQKNVKDEFKKHLSAAPETESLPWYKRYDEEYNPVQHFESPKNSYYIKNEKPKNNNDDWFQKYVHYYPNDEFHDYSKDSSEGVNYAGDTNEKFYISAIPKPSDQYSIFHVPDPVTKNRYRIEVSRDDR from the exons ATGGAACAAATCCATATGATATTGTTAATTTTGAGTACAATAGTACTTAATTCCACAGCCGCTCCAATATGGGAGGATGAAGATCTCGAATACGATG GTGAATTCGGAGAGTACTTCGAGGGTGACATGGTGCTGACGAAGTTCCAACGAGAAGCCATATCTGAAGCCACTGACGCTGACAGTCGCAACGGCCTACGAAATTTGGCGAAACGCTGGCCCAATCGCACGGTCGTCTATTATATCGAAGAGGACATCTTTG ATGAGGAGCAGGTGCAAAAGATAGAGGACGCTTTAGCTGATATTGCGAATAATTCATGTCTTTCGTTTCGTCGAAGAGAAAACGACGATGAACATGCAGTTTTAATACAG GGTAAAAGCAGTGGTTGCTTCTCGAGCGTAGGTTTCAGCATTCCTGATGACGAGGGCGAAGTCCGACAAGTGTTGAACTTGGCCAAAGGCTGCTTCAGGCACGGCACCGTGGTTCATGAAATGCTGCACACTCTCGGTTTCTATCACATGCAGAGTACTTATGACAGAGATGACTTTGTAACTATCGTTTGGGAAAATATTAAGCCAG GTCATGAACATAATTTCGCAAAGTACAGCAATGATACTGTGACCGATTTTGGAGTACCGTATGATTATGATAGTGTCATGCACTACCCAGCGAAAGCATTCTCTGTCAATGGTAATAAAACTATCATCCCAACGCAG GAAAATGTAACGATTGGTCAAAGACAAGGATTATCTGAAAGCGATATATTAAAGTTGAATAAAATGTACTGTGAAGACCCTGATGATAAGGAACTTATACTGATTGAGAAAAACGGCGATAAAGTGACGGTGATT TCAGGTAGAGATTTTGTAGTTACAATGGCACGGACAAAGTTACCGGTGGTTCTTTTAATCGCTTGTGCGGTCAAGTGTTTGGCGATGTCTTATAACGAATTGGAGGATTTTGCGGAGCACATCAAGAAAACTTCGCAGCTCAGCCCGACACTCAaaa AAGGCGTAGATCCAGACGTTGACTACGATGAAGACGAGGTTGTTTCTGACCACGCCTGGGAAGAGAGCGGGAAGTTCGAAGGCGACCTGATCCTGAATGAGCGACAGCGAAGACTGATCGTAGAAGATGTAGCCGAGGGCCTTGCCAGGAATGGCATAAGAGATGGAACTAAAAGGTGGCCCAATAATGAAGTCATAGTCTACATTCAAGTAGAACATTTCA CTAGCGATCAAGTGCAAGCTATTGAAAGTGGGATAGAAGATATCGCTCGCGCATCCTGTGTCAAGTTCCGCCCTTATAGAAAAGGTGATCGTGATGCTGTGGTCATACAG GGTAACCGACGAGGATGTTTCTCCCAAGTGGGCTACCAAGGCGGGTACCAAGTTCTCAACCTGTCAGGTCGGCACCCGGTCGGACGCGGTTGCTTTCGACACGGCACAGTGGTGCACGAGTTGTTGCACACTCTTGGGTTCTACCACATGCAGAGTAGCCCGGACAGAGATGACTACGTCAAAATTGTTTGGGAAAATATAGTACAAC CGGCGAGGCATAACTTTCGCAAATACAACTCGTTCTCCGTGTCAGACTTTGGCGTTGGTTACGACTACGACAGTGTCCTGCATTACAGCCAGCGAGCTTTCTCCGCCAATGGACAGGATACGATTGTTCCCAAACag AGTGGAGCGCAGATTGGCCAAAGAGTAGGATTATCCGATAAGGATACTCAGAAATTGaacaaaatgtattgtgatGCGGATTCGGACAGTGGCCAAGCCGATGAAAACTCTTCAAAAAAGACTGAATCGAAAAAAAAGAACCCGAAAAATAAACCATTTGATGGTCATGGAATAGGATATCACCAAGGTAAAGCTGTGGCTATCAAATTACTACCCGCACCTGAAACATATAAGTTACCTGATGTGCCAAGTTTTCAtgtatttgattattttagtaAAGAGCCGCAAATCCTGTCGACGTCGGAAAACGAAGGCTTTCGTATTGGTAAAGAAATAGCATACTCCTACAGTCCGCCAGAGCCCATGAGTACTACACGAGAAAACCACATACCAGTTCATGTAGACCAAGTATCAGAAATCAAACCTGATCATGATGTAATAATTCAGGAGCAGAATGTTAAAACCATAGAGAAAAATGACCGAAATACTCAGCATGAGGAACGCCTATCTGATTCTAAATCAGACGTTGACGCAACAAAACATGTTCAACATGCTGATCCACCAAATGAAGAAAGCCATGATCCAGATTTAATCGAAGCTTTTGATAGACTATCAAAGATTATACAAATGCATGTTTATCCTTCACACACACCAGACCTAAGGATATATAAAACGAGTGCACGGTACACCGATAATTATCATCAACATGCGAAGGAAGAAAATGATAAATTGAATTCACCCGCGTCTGTTGATGTAGAAAAACAGAAGACGGATAAAATGAATTCAGCCATAAAAATTATTAACAGCATGTTTGAATATAGTTCAGAGAAGTCGATGGCAACGGAGCCAAACGAAGGTAAAGTAGTGAAAGAAGAGCAAAAGAATGTAAAGGACGAATTCAAAAAACATCTTTCAGCAGCGCCTGAAACAGAATCACTTCCGTGGTATAAACGCTATGATGAGGAATATAACCCAGTACAACATTTTGAATCACCAAAGAATAGTTATTATATAAAGAAcgaaaaaccaaaaaataacaaCGATGATTGGTTTCAAAAGTATGTTCATTACTACCCTAATGATGAATTTCATGATTATTCAAAAGATAGTTCAGAAGGGGTAAATTACGCCGGAGATACCAAtgaaaaattttatatttctgcAATTCCAAAACCGTCAGATCAATATTCTATATTCCATGTTCCAGATCCAGTGACCAAAAATAGGTACAGAATTGAAGTCAGCCGTGATGATagataa
- the LOC124639059 gene encoding E3 ubiquitin-protein ligase LRSAM1-like, with protein MGCAVSCVNRATMSLFGRQNNDSDARARLERKLYIAKESPEPDFDLSECQLRQVPSGTYSICKVYRKERLYLQINCLHSLEEGGQLSDLYLLKVFNISSNRFSQIPSDIRYLVNLTELYIQNNHIKTFPDSIQFMQALQILDASQNKLQSLSPSLGKLKNLRKLNITDNKELNELCPELCLATNLISLQIDGEQFIFPPSEIATQDTTAIMKFLCDKMNIEYNSPLHTELDMPTVQTPNMVLDPFARRNTLTWEEQEAAILEQENRLHKAAKEQREKFLNKVLQEQLELDNEIAKVHMVKEIDRQNLIKAIQDDEKEIECLVKNFIQSEYLKPEVIQQQLAYEQAEHDRLLEITRQNYDNIKKADVLRAMEMLIEEDYTAKHSKKYYEDSLNNVKQSMLLQDLEVSEKLTELLNAKDQSRTVLVEQLLEDQDIQMAIVASLLEKVDSKTWSLNQEISLISSHLARLSVIEQEKKKLQIAYNYNELLQQRVQLVNLLDDLFGQQNKRRKQLVETLREMDSESNKSHDFWLKNYQKLMDSAPRTLLDIGKSLDPALANYLLQEGVIHCLPFLVKFLFSGEPLLNITTEQLKLSGVSLSSDREGIIRAINLYVGAKSQNHNFEASPIAPSAPVEDMTDEQKCTGVVTTNQSDDSVMEAECVICMDAKSEVVFVPCGHMCCCQPCASKEMDSCPMCRSHIERTIKVMIA; from the coding sequence ATGGGTTGTGCTGTGTCTTGTGTCAACCGAGCGACAATGTCGTTGTTTGGAAGACAAAATAATGATAGTGATGCACGAGCGAGACTGGAGAGGAAGTTATATATTGCGAAGGAATCACCAGAACCAGATTTTGACCTGTCCGAGTGCCAGCTGCGCCAAGTACCTTCCGGTACATATTCGATATGCAAGGTATACAGAAAAGAGCGATTATATCTGCAAATCAACTGTTTACATTCTTTAGAAGAAGGAGGTCAACTGTCCGATTTATACCTACTCAAGGTGTTCAACATTAGCAGTAATAGATTTTCGCAAATACCCAGTGATATTAGATACTTGGTAAATCTGACTGAACtgtatattcaaaataatcatattaagACCTTTCCTGATAGTATACAGTTTATGCAAGCTTTACAAATATTGGATGCCTCACAGAACAAGCTTCAAAGTTTATCTCCATCTCTAGGTAAGCTCAAGAATCTAAGAAAACTTAACATAACTGATAATAAAGAATTAAATGAACTCTGTCCAGAATTATGTTTAGCTACTAATCTGATATCACTACAGATAGATGGTGAACAGTTTATATTCCCTCCATCAGAAATTGCCACACAGGATACAACAGCAATAATGAAATTCTTATGTGATAAAATGAACATAGAGTATAATTCCCCATTGCACACAGAATTAGACATGCCCACAGTTCAAACTCCCAACATGGTGTTGGATCCATTTGCTAGACGTAATACACTAACTTGGGAAGAACAGGAAGCTGCCATATTGGAACAGGAAAACAGGTTACACAAGGCAGCCAAAGAGCAAAgagaaaagtttttaaataaagtgttACAAGAGCAGTTAGAACTGGACAATGAAATAGCTAAAGTTCATATGGTAAAAGAAATTGATCGCCAAAACCTGATCAAGGCTATACAGGATGATGAAAAAGAAATTGAATGTTTAGTTAAGAACTTTATTCAATCTGAGTATTTAAAACCAGAAGTTATTCAACAGCAACTTGCATATGAACAGGCTGAACATGACAGACTACTTGAAATCACTCGGCAAAACTATGATAACATTAAAAAGGCTGATGTTTTAAGAGCTATGGAAATGCTCATAGAGGAGGACTACACAGCTAaacattccaaaaaatattatgaagattCTTTGAATAATGTGAAACAAAGCATGCTTTTGCAAGATTTAGAGGTAAGTGAGAAATTGACTGAATTGTTAAATGCTAAAGACCAGTCAAGAACAGTATTAGTTGAGCAACTTCTAGAGGACCAAGATATTCAAATGGCAATTGTTGCATCACTATTGGAAAAGGTAGATTCAAAAACATGGAGTCTGAACCAAGAAATCAGTCTGATTTCTTCCCATCTGGCTCGCCTCAGTGTCATTGAgcaagaaaagaaaaagttacaaattgcatATAATTATAATGAGTTGCTACAGCAGAGAGTTCAGCTAGTTAATCTGTTAGATGATCTTTTTGGCCAGCAAAACAAAAGGCGAAAACAGCTTGTTGAAACTCTTCGAGAAATGGATAGTGAATCAAATAAGTCCCATGATTTTTGGTTGAAGAACTATCAGAAGTTAATGGATTCAGCACCAAGAACTTTATTAGATATTGGAAAAAGTTTGGATCCAGCACTTGCAAATTACCTCTTGCAGGAAGGAGTTATTCACTGTCTGCCTTTCTTGGTTAAATTCTTATTTTCTGGTGAACCTTTACTGAACATTACAACAGAACAACTGAAGCTGAGTGGTGTCTCATTGTCTTCTGACAGGGAAGGCATTATACGAGCAATAAATTTATATGTAGGTGCTAAAAGTCAAAACCACAACTTTGAAGCATCTCCCATTGCCCCAAGTGCTCCAGTTGAAGATATGACAGATGAGCAGAAATGTACTGGTGTTGTTACTACCAACCAATCTGATGACTCAGTGATGGAAGCTGAATGTGTCATTTGTATGGACGCTAAGAGTGAAGTAGTATTTGTGCCATGTGGACATATGTGTTGTTGTCAGCCCTGTGCCAGCAAGGAAATGGATAGCTGCCCCATGTGCAGGAGTCACATAGAAAGGACCATTAAAGTTATGATTGCATGA